From the Salvelinus sp. IW2-2015 unplaced genomic scaffold, ASM291031v2 Un_scaffold1078, whole genome shotgun sequence genome, one window contains:
- the sf3b3 gene encoding splicing factor 3B subunit 3, protein MFLYNLTLQRATGITHAIHGNFSGTKMQEIVVSRGKIIELLRPDANTGKVHTLLTMEVFGIIRSLMAFRLTGGTKDYIVVGSDSGRIVILEYHPSKNMFEKIHQETFGKSGCRRIVPGQFLAVDPKGRAVMIGAIEKQKLVYILNRDAAARLTISSPLEAHKANTLVYHVVGVDVGFENPMFACLEMDYEEADNDPTGEAAANTQQTLTFYELDLGLNHVVRKYSEALEEHGNFLITVPGGSDGPSGVLICSENYITYKNFGDQPDIRCPIPRRRNDLDDPERGMIFVCSATHKTKSMFFFLAQTEQGDIFKVTLETDEEMVTEIRMKYFDTIPVATSMCVLKTGFLFVSSEFGNHYLYQIAHLGDDDEEPEFSSAMPLEEGDTFFFQPRPLKNLVLVDEQENLSPIMSCQIADLANEDTPQLYVACGRGPKSTLRVLRHGLEVSEMAVSELPGNPNAVWTVRRHIEDEFDAYIIVSFVNATLVLSIGETVEEVTDSGFLGTTPTLSCSLLGEDALVQVYPDGIRHIRADKRVNEWKTPGKKTIVRCAVNQRQVVIALTGGELVYFEMDPSGQLNEYTERKEMSADVVCMSLANVPPGEQRSRFLAVGLVDNTVRIISLDPSDCLQPLSMQALPAQPESLCIVEMGGVEKEDELGVKGTVGFLYLNIGLQNGVLLRTVLDPVTGDLSDTRTRYLGSRPVKLFRVRMQGQEAVLAMSSRSWLSYSYQSRFHLTPLSYETLEYASGFASEQCPEGIVAISTNTLRILALEKLGAVFNQVAFPLQYTPRKFVIHPETNNLILIETDHNAYTEATKAQRKQQMAEEMVEAAGEDERELAAEMAAAFLNENLPEAIFGAPKAGSGQWASLVRLINPIQGTTLDLVQLEQNEAAFSVTVCRFASGGDDWYVLVGVARDMILNPRSVGGGFIYTYRLGGGGDKLEFMHKTPVEDVPLAIAPFQGRVLVGVGKLLRIYDLGKKKLLRKCENKHVPNLVTGIHTIGQRVIVTDVQESLFWVRYKRNENQLIIFADDTHPRWVTTACLLDYDTMASADKFGNISIVRLPPNTSDDVDEDPTGNKALWDRGLLNGASQKAEVIMNYHIGETVLSLQKTTLIPGGSESLVYTTLSGGIGILVPFTSHEDHDFFQHLEMHMRSEFPPLCGRDHLSFRSYYFPVKNVIDGDLCEQFNSMDPHKQKSVAEELDRTPPEVSKKLEDIRTRYAF, encoded by the exons ACTATATTGTGGTGGGCAGTGACTCAGGCCGCATCGTGATCCTTGAGTACCACCCCTCCAAGAACATGTTCGAGAAGATCCACCAGGAGACCTTTGGCAAGAGTGGATGTCGTCGCATCGTCCCTGGACAGTTCCTCGCCGTCGACCCCAAGGGCAGAGCAGTCATGATAG GTGCCATTGAGAAGCAGAAGCTGGTGTACATCCTGAACAGAGATGCAGCAGCGCGTCtcaccatctcctctcccctggaGGCTCACAAGGCCAACACACTGGTCTACCATGTGGTAGGAGTTGATGTGGGCTTTGAAAACCCCATGTTCGCCTGTCTGGAGATGGACTATGAG gAAGCTGACAATGACCCCACTGGCGAGGCTGCAGCCAACACACAGCAAACCCTGACCTTCTATGAGCTGGACCTGGGTCTGAACCACGTTGTGCGCAAGTACAGCGAGGCCCTGGAGGAGCACGGCAACTTCCTCATTACAG TTCCTGGAGGCTCTGATGGGCCCAGTGGAGTACTCATCTGTTCAGAGAATTACATCACCTACAAAAACTTTGGGGACCAGCCTGACATTCGCTGTCCCATCCCACGCAGGAGG AATGACCTGGATGACCCTGAGCGAGGCATGATCTTCGTCTGCTCAGCCACCcacaagaccaagtccatgttctTCTTCCTGGCCCAGACGGAGCAGGGCGACATTTTCAAGGTCACCCTGGAGACAGATGAGGAGATG GTTACAGAGATCAGGATGAAGTACTTTGACACCATACCTGTAGCCACATCCATGTGCGTGCTGAAGACCGGCTTCTTATTTGTGTCCTCAGAGTTTGGTAACCA ttACCTGTACCAGATAGCCCATCTgggagatgatgatgaagagCCAGAGTTCTCCTCTGCCATGCCCCTGGAGGAGGGAGATACCTTCTTCTTCCAGCCACGCCCCCTCAAGAACCTAGTGCTGGTGGATGAGCAGGAGAACCTCTCCCCCATCATGTCCTGCCAG attgctgatctGGCTAATGAGGACACTCCTCAGCTGTATGTGGCCTGTGGCAGGGGACCCAAATCCACCCTCCGAGTCCTCAGACATGGGCTGGAG GTATCAGAGATGGCTGTGTCTGAGCTGCCCGGTAACCCCAATGCTGTGTGGACTGTGCGCCGACACATTGAAG atgAGTTTGACGCGTACATCATCGTTTCCTTCGTCAACGCCACCCTGGTTCTGTCTATCGGTGAGACCGTAGAGGAAGTGACAGACTCTGGCTTCCTGGGGACCACCCccaccctctcctgctctctgctgGGGGAGGATGCTCTGGTGCAG GTGTATCCTGATGGGATCCGTCACATCCGTGCTGATAAGCGTGTGAATGAGTGGAAGACTCCAGGGAAGAAGACCATTGTGCGCTGTGCAGTCAACCAGAGGCAGGTGGTCATCGCTCTGACCGGAGGAGAGCTGGTCTACTTTGAGATGGACCCT TCTGGACAGCTGAATGAGtacacagagaggaaggagatgtCAGCTGACGTGGTGTGTATGAGCTTGGCCAATGTCCCCCCTGGTGAGCAGCGCTCCCGTTTCCTGGCGGTGGGGCTGGTGGACAACACCGTCCGCATCATCTCCCTGGACCCCTCG gACTGTCTCCAGCCCCTCAGTATGCAGGCCCTGCCAGCCCAGCCTGAGTCTCTGTGTATAGTGGAGATGGGAGGAGTGGAGAAGGAAGATGAGCTAGGAGTGAAGGGCACTGTCGGCTTTCTCTACCTCAACATCGGACTGCAG AATGGTGTGTTGCTCAGGACCGTGCTGGACCCAGTGACTGGAGACCTGTCTGATACTCGTACTCGGTACTTGGGGTCGCGACCTGTGAAGCTCTTCCGCGTCAGGATGCAGGGACAGGAAGCT GTGTTGGCCATGTCTAGTCGCTCCTGGCTGAGTTATTCCTACCAGTCCCGATTCCATCTGACGCCCCTGTCCTATGAGACGCTGGAATATGCCTCTGGCTTTGCCTCTGAACAGTGTCCAGAGGGCATTGTGGCAATCTCCACCAACACcctgag GATTCTGGCCTTGGAGAAGCTGGGTGCCGTGTTCAACCAGGTGGCCTTCCCCCTGCAGTACACACCTCGCAAGTTTGTCATTCACCCAGAGACAAACAACCTGATACTCATAGAAACTGATCACAATGCCTACACAGAGGCCACCAAGGCCCAGCGCAAGCAGCAGATGGCAGAG GAGATGGTTGAGGCAGCTGGTGAGGATGAGAGGGAGCTGGCAGCAGAGATGGCTGCTGCCTTCCTCAATGAGAACCTGCCAGAGGCCATCTTTGGGGCGCCCAAGGCCGGGTCTGGCCAGTGGGCCTCTCTGGTGCGTCTGATCAACCCCATCCAGGGAACCACTCTGGACCTTGTCCAACTGGAGCAGAATGAGGCTGCCTTCAG TGTGACTGTTTGTCGGTTTGCCAGCGGAGGTGATGACTGGTATGTGCTGGTGGGGGTGGCCCGGGACATGATCCTTAACCCCCGCTCTGTGGGAGGCGGTTTTATCTACACCTATCggctgggagggggaggggacaaACTGGAGTTTATGCACAag ACTCCAGTGGAGGACGTTCCTCTGGCCATCGCTCCGTTCCAGGGCCGTGTGCTGGTGGGCGTTGGCAAACTGCTGCGCATCTACGACCTGGGCAAGAAGAAGCTGCTCCGGAAGTGTGAGAACAAG CATGTGCCCAACCTGGTGACTGGTATCCACACCATCGGTCAGCGGGTCATAGTGACTGATGTACAGGAGAGTCTGTTCTGGGTGCGCTACAAGCGCAACGAGAATCAGCTGATCATCTTCGCTGACGACACCCACCCTCGCTGGGTCACCACCGCCTGCCTGCTGGACTACGACACCATGGCTTCAGCCGACAAGTTTGGCAACATCAGCATT GTGCGCCTTCCCCCTAACACCAGTGACGATGTGGATGAGGACCCAACTGGGAATAAAGCATTGTGGGATAGAGGTCTGCTGAACGGAGCTTCTCAGAAG GCTGAAGTGATCATGAACTACCACATTGGGGAGACGGTGCTGTCACTGCAGAAGACCACACTGATCCCCGGAGGCTCGGAATCTCTGGTCTACACAACTCTGTCTGGAGGCATCGGCATCCTGGTGCCCTTCACTTCCCACGAG GATCATGACTTCTTCCAGCACTTAGAGATGCATATGCGCTCAGAGTTCCCCCCTCTGTGTGGCAGGGACCACCTCAGCTTCCGCTCCTACTACTTCCCTGTAAAG aaTGTGATAGATGGAGATCTGTGTGAGCAGTTCAACTCCATGGACCCCCACAAGCAGAAGAGTGTTGCTGAGGAGCTGGACCGTACCCCCCCTGAGGTCTCAAAGAAACTGGAGGACATCCGCACACGCTATGCCTTCTAG